The proteins below come from a single Gordonia pseudamarae genomic window:
- a CDS encoding DUF5682 family protein, whose protein sequence is MSAGTHVLGIRHHGPGSARAVVAELDRIAPDAVLIEGPSDATNLIPSVVAEGMSPPVALLGYSATDPSSAAFWPFAVFSPEWQAMVWAVRNGVPVEFCDLPAAVTLADREDTEVPAEATDTGETSPAGDIPRNDETPPDGAGEPHDTAEHTVRTDPIGLLAQAAGYDDPERWWDDVVETRSEEGVFEAIAGAMTVLRGEIGDADPDAGRDERREAYMRQTLRKALKRDGVATVAVICGAWHVPALRGKLPPATADARILKGMKKTRTKLAWVPWTHSRLSFASGYRAGVVSPGWYHHLFTADPDTVVAGWFVGAAARLREQDLPVSSAHIIESVRLATTLASMRGRKLAGLAELDEATLAVLCEGDRTLADLVHREVVMGERLGSVPEDSPVVPLQADLTATSKSLRLKQSPVAKELFLDLRKPVDLAKSILLHRLSVIGIDWGEPLETTGTGTFKEGWLLNWRPELVIEVVLASVWGTTVRAAANSRIADRASSAQRLAEITDLVEKALLADAGEALAALHRRAAVDHDVEQLMAALPAIGRTRRYGDVRGTDVSALTDVARSLLLRVCTGLPAAVTGLNDEAAQHMTHRIGAVHETVALLSAGDDGRQDEQRWHHVLRTIADRSDVNGLLVGRVTRLLTDADVIESSDAAKRLGLALSRGATPVEKARWIEGFLGDSGLLLIHDAVLLPLIDSWLSDLDGTSFVDALPLLRRTFGPFDAPVRRGIAEQLKRSVPGAHPPAVTTPGPGFDPQLAGPAVAALARIIGATSVGREQ, encoded by the coding sequence ATGTCCGCTGGCACACACGTTCTGGGCATCCGCCACCACGGACCGGGCTCGGCCCGCGCGGTGGTCGCCGAACTGGACCGCATCGCACCCGACGCGGTACTCATCGAGGGCCCGTCCGATGCGACGAACCTGATACCTTCGGTTGTGGCGGAGGGTATGTCGCCACCGGTGGCATTGCTCGGATACTCCGCGACGGATCCGTCGTCGGCGGCGTTCTGGCCGTTCGCGGTGTTCTCACCCGAATGGCAGGCGATGGTATGGGCCGTCCGCAACGGTGTACCCGTGGAATTCTGTGATCTGCCCGCCGCCGTCACCCTCGCCGACCGCGAGGACACCGAAGTGCCGGCCGAGGCCACCGATACCGGCGAAACATCTCCTGCCGGCGATATACCCCGGAATGACGAAACACCCCCGGACGGCGCCGGGGAACCTCACGACACCGCCGAACACACCGTGCGCACCGATCCGATCGGCCTGCTCGCCCAGGCCGCGGGCTACGACGACCCCGAACGATGGTGGGATGACGTAGTCGAAACACGCAGTGAAGAAGGTGTTTTCGAGGCAATCGCGGGGGCGATGACGGTACTGCGCGGCGAAATCGGCGACGCCGATCCCGACGCCGGGCGTGACGAACGCCGCGAGGCCTACATGCGCCAGACGCTGCGCAAGGCCCTCAAGCGCGACGGGGTGGCGACGGTCGCGGTGATCTGCGGAGCATGGCACGTCCCCGCCCTGCGGGGCAAGCTCCCGCCCGCCACTGCGGACGCCCGAATTCTCAAGGGCATGAAGAAGACCCGTACCAAGCTGGCGTGGGTTCCGTGGACGCACTCGCGGTTGTCGTTCGCATCGGGATACCGGGCCGGGGTGGTTTCTCCCGGTTGGTATCACCATCTGTTCACCGCCGACCCGGACACCGTGGTCGCCGGGTGGTTTGTCGGCGCCGCCGCCCGGCTGCGTGAGCAGGATCTGCCCGTGTCATCCGCACATATCATCGAATCAGTCAGATTGGCAACCACTCTCGCATCGATGCGCGGTCGGAAACTGGCGGGTCTGGCCGAGCTCGATGAGGCCACCCTGGCGGTGCTGTGCGAAGGTGATCGCACGCTCGCCGACCTGGTGCACCGAGAGGTGGTGATGGGGGAGCGCCTCGGCTCGGTCCCGGAGGACTCACCGGTGGTGCCGTTGCAGGCAGACCTGACCGCGACGTCGAAGTCATTGCGACTCAAGCAGAGCCCGGTAGCCAAAGAGCTGTTCCTCGATCTGCGTAAGCCGGTAGATCTCGCCAAGTCGATTCTGTTGCACCGCCTCTCGGTGATCGGTATCGATTGGGGTGAGCCGCTGGAGACCACCGGAACCGGCACCTTCAAGGAGGGATGGCTGCTCAACTGGCGGCCCGAACTGGTCATCGAGGTGGTGCTCGCATCGGTGTGGGGCACAACGGTGCGTGCGGCCGCCAACAGCAGGATCGCCGACCGTGCGTCGTCGGCGCAGCGACTGGCGGAGATCACCGATCTCGTGGAAAAGGCATTGCTGGCCGACGCGGGCGAGGCCCTGGCGGCACTGCACCGGCGGGCCGCCGTCGACCACGACGTCGAGCAACTGATGGCGGCTCTGCCCGCCATCGGTCGCACCCGCCGATACGGTGATGTGCGTGGCACGGACGTGAGCGCGCTCACCGATGTGGCCAGGTCCCTGCTGCTTCGGGTCTGCACCGGTCTGCCCGCCGCCGTGACCGGCCTCAATGACGAGGCCGCGCAGCACATGACACACCGGATCGGCGCGGTACACGAGACGGTCGCCCTGCTCTCCGCGGGCGACGATGGCCGCCAGGACGAGCAACGCTGGCATCATGTGTTGCGCACCATCGCCGACCGCTCCGACGTCAACGGGCTCCTCGTCGGCCGGGTCACCCGGCTGCTGACCGACGCCGATGTCATCGAATCCTCCGATGCCGCGAAGCGTCTGGGATTGGCGCTGTCCCGTGGCGCGACGCCCGTCGAGAAGGCCCGCTGGATCGAGGGATTCCTGGGCGATTCAGGTCTGCTGCTGATCCACGACGCGGTGCTGCTCCCGTTGATCGACTCCTGGCTCAGCGACCTGGACGGTACGTCTTTCGTCGACGCCCTGCCGTTGTTGCGTCGCACTTTCGGCCCGTTCGACGCGCCGGTGCGGCGGGGGATCGCCGAGCAGCTCAAGAGGTCGGTGCCCGGCGCGCATCCGCCGGCGGTGACGACACCGGGGCCGGGATTCGATCCGCAACTGGCCGGACCGGCGGTCGCCGCGCTGGCCCGGATCATCGGAGCAACGTCGGTGGGGCGAGAACAATGA
- a CDS encoding VWA domain-containing protein, whose protein sequence is MNGQDERDRRWRLVLGAEADEALGGLGGADLGMDRALSALYGSPGGRRGGLGRSAPSVARWLGDIRTYFPSTVVQVMQHDAVHRLNIAALLAEPELLETVEPNIEMVSTLIGLGKAIPQASKASARTLVRKVVDEIERRVAEKTRSVVGAALDRSARTHRPRPADIDWNTTIARNLRNYLPEQKTIVPERIVGYGRRSQAVSKDIVLAVDQSGSMAHSIVYSSIFGAVLATMRSVRTSMVVFDTEVVDLTDKLDDPVDVLFGTALGGGTDINRAIAYCQGLITRPTDSIFVLISDLYEGGVREGMLRRVAQLTAAGVQVIVLLALSDEGAPSFDRDIAGALATMGIPAFACTPDAFPELLALALNRGDIVGWADANELARRGMTEPVAEEL, encoded by the coding sequence ATGAACGGACAGGATGAGCGCGACCGCCGTTGGCGACTGGTCCTGGGCGCGGAGGCCGACGAGGCACTCGGCGGCCTCGGTGGTGCGGACCTCGGGATGGATCGCGCGCTGTCGGCCCTGTACGGGTCGCCCGGTGGCCGGCGGGGCGGCCTGGGCAGGTCGGCACCGTCGGTGGCCCGCTGGCTGGGCGACATCCGCACATACTTCCCGTCGACCGTGGTGCAGGTGATGCAGCACGACGCGGTACATCGGCTCAATATCGCCGCACTGCTGGCCGAACCCGAACTGCTCGAGACCGTCGAACCGAATATCGAGATGGTCAGCACCCTGATCGGACTGGGAAAGGCGATCCCGCAGGCGTCGAAGGCATCGGCGCGGACCCTGGTGCGCAAGGTCGTCGATGAGATCGAACGCCGTGTGGCGGAGAAAACCAGGAGTGTGGTGGGCGCCGCGCTCGACCGGTCGGCCCGCACCCACCGGCCGCGACCCGCCGACATCGACTGGAACACCACGATCGCCCGCAATCTGCGCAACTATCTGCCCGAACAGAAGACGATCGTTCCCGAACGGATCGTCGGCTACGGACGTCGCTCGCAGGCGGTGAGCAAGGACATCGTGCTGGCCGTCGATCAGTCGGGTTCGATGGCGCACTCGATCGTCTATTCGTCGATTTTCGGTGCGGTGCTCGCGACGATGCGGTCGGTGCGCACCTCGATGGTGGTGTTCGACACCGAGGTGGTCGATCTCACCGACAAACTCGACGATCCCGTCGACGTTCTGTTCGGCACCGCGCTCGGCGGCGGAACCGACATCAACCGGGCCATCGCCTACTGCCAGGGGTTGATCACCCGGCCCACCGACAGCATCTTCGTCCTGATCTCGGATCTGTACGAGGGCGGTGTGCGGGAGGGGATGTTGCGGCGGGTGGCACAGCTGACGGCGGCGGGTGTGCAGGTGATCGTGCTGCTCGCACTGTCCGACGAGGGAGCACCGTCCTTCGACCGCGACATCGCCGGTGCGCTGGCCACGATGGGCATCCCGGCGTTCGCATGTACACCGGACGCGTTTCCGGAGTTGCTCGCACTGGCGCTGAACCGTGGTGACATCGTCGGTTGGGCCGATGCCAACGAACTCGCCCGCCGCGGGATGACCGAACCGGTTGCCGAGGAGTTGTGA
- a CDS encoding DUF4190 domain-containing protein: protein MIADQQGQPDDPRPADGGAPSARPGSDPSAGTAPSARTQAPWEREHAPLTDNRPAAAGDAPLAGQRARWNSGGPAPQQGPAQGRPPGPPPGHRPQGAPGAPVSGPPANTRYRMPGQQQRPPQPPGRRPLPPRAAPPHPGPPQPGRGPNDLNQPGRGPNDLGRPGSGQYRQARPPQGGPVPQSRPVPQQPPETPHIAHEDASEASPTIERAVAGVSPDLRGDSHYGDSDALGSDHATRDVGDVEEMRVATERARAGRTAPAGNTPAGNTPAAGTNTLSIVALVLSVLGVTAPIGVYLAYSSLRTIRDTGELGTPFAVAAKWLGWLWITAFVLAAIGYFWIGSQGG, encoded by the coding sequence GTGATCGCCGACCAGCAAGGACAGCCCGACGACCCGCGCCCCGCGGACGGCGGCGCACCGTCCGCCCGGCCCGGGTCGGATCCGAGCGCCGGCACCGCACCGTCGGCCCGGACACAGGCGCCCTGGGAACGTGAGCACGCCCCCCTCACCGACAATCGGCCCGCTGCCGCGGGCGATGCTCCGCTCGCCGGGCAACGGGCCCGCTGGAACTCCGGCGGCCCGGCACCGCAACAGGGTCCGGCGCAGGGTCGCCCGCCCGGTCCGCCGCCCGGCCACCGGCCTCAGGGCGCACCGGGCGCACCCGTCTCCGGACCGCCGGCCAACACCCGCTATCGGATGCCGGGTCAGCAACAACGACCCCCGCAACCACCCGGACGACGCCCGCTGCCACCCCGGGCCGCACCACCGCACCCCGGCCCGCCCCAGCCCGGGCGCGGCCCGAACGACCTGAATCAACCCGGGCGCGGCCCGAACGACCTGGGCCGGCCCGGATCGGGCCAGTACCGGCAGGCCCGGCCCCCGCAGGGCGGGCCGGTTCCGCAGAGCCGGCCGGTCCCGCAGCAACCGCCCGAAACCCCGCACATCGCACATGAGGACGCCTCCGAGGCATCGCCGACGATCGAACGCGCGGTCGCCGGTGTGTCTCCCGACCTCCGCGGCGACAGTCACTACGGTGACAGTGACGCCCTTGGCAGCGACCACGCCACCCGGGACGTCGGGGATGTCGAGGAGATGAGGGTGGCCACAGAACGTGCCCGCGCCGGGCGAACCGCCCCTGCCGGGAACACACCGGCGGGGAACACACCGGCCGCGGGAACCAACACCCTGTCGATCGTGGCGCTGGTCCTGTCGGTGCTCGGGGTGACCGCACCGATCGGCGTCTACCTGGCCTACTCGTCGCTGCGGACGATTCGCGATACCGGGGAGCTCGGGACGCCGTTCGCGGTGGCCGCCAAATGGCTCGGCTGGCTGTGGATAACGGCCTTCGTACTCGCCGCGATCGGCTATTTCTGGATCGGCTCACAGGGCGGCTGA
- a CDS encoding peptidylprolyl isomerase, producing MEGVSNKTQTATLHTNRGDIVVELFGNHAPKTVANFTGLADGSKDYSESNAAGSAEGPFYDGSVFHRVIAGFMIQGGDPTGTGRGGPGYRFEDEFHPELQFDRPYLLAMANAGPGTNGSQFFITVGPTPHLNRRHTIFGEVTDPASQKVVDAIATTQTGPGDRPVDAVVIEKVEIS from the coding sequence ATGGAGGGCGTGAGTAACAAGACACAGACCGCGACTCTGCACACCAACCGCGGCGACATCGTCGTCGAACTGTTCGGAAACCACGCACCCAAGACCGTTGCCAACTTCACCGGCCTCGCCGACGGCAGCAAGGACTACAGCGAGTCCAATGCGGCCGGCTCCGCCGAAGGCCCGTTCTACGACGGATCGGTCTTCCACCGCGTCATCGCCGGCTTCATGATCCAGGGCGGCGACCCCACCGGTACCGGCCGTGGCGGCCCGGGCTACCGCTTCGAGGACGAGTTCCACCCCGAGCTGCAGTTCGACCGTCCGTACCTGCTGGCGATGGCCAACGCCGGACCGGGCACCAACGGTTCGCAGTTCTTCATCACCGTCGGCCCCACGCCGCACCTGAACCGTCGGCACACCATCTTCGGTGAGGTCACCGACCCGGCCTCGCAGAAGGTCGTCGATGCGATCGCCACCACGCAGACCGGCCCGGGCGACCGTCCCGTCGACGCCGTCGTGATCGAGAAGGTGGAAATCAGCTGA
- a CDS encoding rhomboid family intramembrane serine protease, translating into MSVAFPQGGPALTCYRHRDRPTGLGCSRCGRPACPECLRPAAVGQHCLECLRADGAVQPRQVRRGLTGHAVAPAVAQPRTMRYPFLTYGLIAVNVIIFVVCVGQAGGTDMLDSSLFTDWALFKPFVADGEYWRLITAGFLHFSLTHVGVNMLSLYLLGRDLEPAIGYPRYAGVYLASLVGGSAAVMLFAGDLTINAGASGAIYGLMGAMLVIVLHMRASPVPVLSIIGLNVVLSITVPGISLAAHLGGLLFGALATAGLIYVPRLAGEGFRGAAAASRLGWAVIVTLLVVGMAIGVGAALSYESTLTIIR; encoded by the coding sequence CTGAGCGTAGCTTTTCCGCAGGGCGGGCCGGCGCTCACGTGTTACCGGCATCGGGATCGCCCCACCGGCCTGGGATGCAGCCGGTGCGGGCGGCCTGCCTGCCCCGAGTGTCTACGACCGGCCGCGGTCGGTCAGCACTGTCTGGAGTGCCTGCGTGCCGATGGCGCGGTGCAGCCTCGTCAGGTGCGCCGCGGGCTGACCGGCCACGCGGTCGCGCCGGCGGTCGCACAGCCGCGGACCATGCGGTACCCGTTCCTCACCTACGGGCTGATCGCTGTCAACGTGATCATCTTCGTGGTGTGCGTGGGCCAGGCGGGGGGCACCGACATGCTCGATTCGTCGTTGTTCACCGATTGGGCATTGTTCAAGCCGTTCGTCGCCGACGGTGAGTACTGGCGACTGATCACCGCCGGCTTTCTGCATTTCTCCCTCACGCATGTCGGCGTCAACATGCTGTCGCTGTATCTGCTGGGCCGGGATTTGGAGCCGGCCATCGGCTACCCGCGGTACGCGGGTGTGTACCTGGCCTCGCTGGTGGGTGGCAGTGCGGCGGTGATGCTGTTCGCCGGGGATCTGACGATCAACGCGGGTGCCTCGGGAGCGATCTACGGTCTGATGGGCGCGATGTTGGTGATCGTGCTGCATATGCGGGCGTCGCCGGTCCCGGTGCTCTCGATCATCGGTCTCAATGTCGTGCTGTCGATCACCGTGCCGGGGATCTCGCTGGCCGCACACCTGGGCGGTCTGCTGTTCGGCGCGCTGGCGACCGCCGGCCTGATCTATGTGCCGCGGCTCGCGGGCGAGGGATTCCGCGGTGCGGCGGCGGCGAGCCGACTGGGCTGGGCGGTCATCGTGACGCTGCTTGTGGTGGGTATGGCGATCGGGGTGGGCGCCGCCCTGTCCTACGAGTCGACCTTGACGATCATCCGCTGA
- a CDS encoding ricin-type beta-trefoil lectin domain protein yields the protein MIRSQGLAILTIAFTATIVMVAPVVAGAPASAAENSVYLRNGPNGRCIEAPGTSVGTELVLANCAQTQAQQITRDQNGTVRMRGRCVGPKGNSSANGARLALQRCTGSNYHKWDGGAQNSYVNRVSGRCIDNMWNVNTPGNPITQYDCNGSNAQYWEVVGSSGTPPTNPSGQPVPQGNLTNWRQIFWDDFTKDAAVGSWANPCSPDQIVYTGAQGQRWRTYPQCWVDTVPRNPYRPDQVLSVGNGVLNFHLHNVNGRPAGANPSPIIADNSQYQTYGRYSARMKVDTPTLSEYSVAWLLWPQSENWPWDGEIDFPEAPLSGTAWGYHHYAGQGSCVNGCQMAVNTQARFTDWHTYTIEWMPGRVRLLLDDTVVLNTTNWVPDKPMRWQLQTETNGAGTNSGNLMVDWVSVWTYSP from the coding sequence TTGATCCGGTCACAGGGTCTGGCGATCCTGACCATCGCGTTCACCGCCACCATCGTCATGGTCGCGCCCGTCGTCGCCGGCGCACCGGCAAGCGCCGCCGAAAACAGCGTGTACCTGCGCAATGGACCGAACGGCCGCTGCATCGAAGCGCCCGGCACCTCCGTCGGAACCGAGCTGGTCCTCGCCAACTGCGCGCAGACCCAGGCACAACAGATCACCCGCGACCAGAACGGCACGGTGCGCATGCGCGGCCGCTGTGTCGGGCCCAAGGGCAACAGCAGCGCCAACGGTGCCCGCCTGGCCCTGCAGCGGTGTACCGGATCCAACTACCACAAGTGGGACGGAGGCGCACAGAACAGCTACGTCAACAGGGTGTCCGGCCGATGCATCGACAACATGTGGAACGTCAACACACCAGGAAATCCGATTACCCAATACGACTGCAACGGCAGCAACGCCCAATACTGGGAAGTCGTCGGGAGTAGCGGCACCCCACCCACGAATCCGTCGGGTCAGCCTGTACCACAAGGGAATCTGACAAACTGGCGCCAGATCTTCTGGGACGACTTCACCAAGGACGCGGCCGTCGGCAGCTGGGCCAACCCCTGCAGCCCCGATCAGATCGTCTACACCGGCGCACAGGGACAGCGCTGGCGCACCTACCCGCAGTGCTGGGTCGACACCGTCCCACGAAACCCCTACCGGCCCGATCAGGTGCTCAGTGTCGGGAACGGCGTGCTCAACTTCCACCTGCACAACGTGAACGGCCGACCGGCCGGGGCCAATCCGTCGCCCATCATCGCCGACAACTCGCAGTATCAGACATACGGGCGATACAGCGCCCGGATGAAGGTGGATACGCCCACACTGTCGGAATACAGCGTGGCGTGGCTGCTGTGGCCGCAATCGGAGAACTGGCCGTGGGACGGGGAGATCGACTTCCCCGAGGCGCCGCTGTCCGGAACCGCCTGGGGCTATCACCACTACGCCGGTCAGGGTTCATGTGTGAACGGCTGCCAGATGGCGGTCAACACCCAGGCACGGTTCACCGACTGGCACACGTACACCATCGAGTGGATGCCGGGCCGGGTCCGGCTCCTGCTCGATGACACCGTGGTCCTGAACACCACCAACTGGGTCCCCGACAAACCCATGCGCTGGCAGTTGCAGACCGAGACCAATGGCGCGGGCACCAACAGCGGCAACCTGATGGTCGACTGGGTGTCGGTGTGGACGTACAGCCCGTAG
- a CDS encoding PH domain-containing protein produces MDDSVDTADLEWSTPPAAAAAIAVGGLFLLVGALTVASDAVGAVLMTVAAVMLLGFAAYALLVRPRLTLIRGDGPRIVVRTIGGRSTYGPADIDRIRLRTLRRIGRRTGQLEIEVVAEPGSPDPADSWNECRDDLPAAPDHPRDTTLIVFNRWDLGADLHEVADALSEAGFVTER; encoded by the coding sequence GTGGATGATTCTGTTGATACCGCCGACCTCGAGTGGTCGACCCCCCCGGCCGCCGCTGCGGCGATAGCGGTCGGTGGGCTGTTCCTGCTGGTCGGCGCCCTCACCGTCGCCTCCGATGCCGTCGGCGCGGTGCTGATGACCGTGGCGGCCGTCATGCTGCTCGGATTCGCCGCGTACGCGCTGCTCGTACGCCCCCGACTCACCCTGATACGCGGCGACGGCCCGCGGATCGTCGTTCGCACCATCGGCGGCCGCAGTACCTACGGTCCGGCCGACATCGACCGGATTCGGCTTCGGACGCTGCGCCGCATCGGCCGGCGGACCGGGCAACTCGAGATCGAGGTCGTGGCCGAACCCGGCTCCCCGGACCCTGCCGACTCTTGGAACGAATGTAGGGACGATCTGCCCGCCGCCCCGGACCACCCGCGCGATACCACGCTCATCGTCTTCAACCGCTGGGACCTCGGCGCCGACCTGCACGAGGTCGCCGACGCGTTGTCGGAAGCCGGATTCGTCACCGAACGGTAA
- the crgA gene encoding cell division protein CrgA, which yields MPKSKVRKKTDYTINPASRTPVKVKTGPSSSIYVAVMLGLMLFGLLWLIVFYLVATPSALGADGKILNWMYELGPWNFLIGFAFMVVGLLMTMRWR from the coding sequence ATGCCCAAGTCAAAAGTCAGGAAGAAGACCGACTACACCATCAACCCGGCCAGTCGCACGCCGGTGAAGGTGAAGACCGGGCCGTCGAGTTCCATCTATGTGGCGGTGATGCTGGGTCTGATGCTGTTCGGCCTGCTGTGGCTGATCGTCTTCTACCTGGTCGCCACCCCCAGCGCTCTCGGCGCCGACGGCAAGATCCTGAACTGGATGTATGAGCTCGGACCGTGGAACTTCCTGATCGGGTTCGCGTTCATGGTCGTCGGGCTGCTGATGACGATGCGCTGGCGGTGA
- a CDS encoding aminodeoxychorismate/anthranilate synthase component II: MSGRILVIDNYDSFVYNLVQYLGQLSVQTVVWRNDEDALSGDAAAYEAAVAEFDGVLLSPGPGTPQRAGATMPLVGVAARTGKPLLGVCLGHQAIGAYFGGTVDRAPELLHGKTSQVYHDDLGVLAGLPSPFTATRYHSLTVVPETIPDELVVTGRTDTGIVMAMMHRDLPIHGVQFHPESVLTQGGHRMLANWLVLCGIDVPEPTVAELEAQMAAAIG, from the coding sequence GTGAGCGGACGCATCCTGGTCATCGACAACTACGACAGTTTTGTATACAACCTGGTCCAGTACCTGGGTCAGTTGTCGGTGCAGACCGTTGTCTGGCGCAACGACGAGGATGCGCTCAGCGGCGATGCCGCCGCGTACGAGGCCGCTGTCGCCGAGTTCGACGGGGTGTTGCTGAGCCCCGGACCGGGCACTCCGCAGCGGGCGGGTGCGACGATGCCGCTGGTCGGGGTGGCCGCACGGACCGGTAAACCGTTGCTCGGCGTATGCCTTGGCCACCAGGCCATCGGCGCCTACTTCGGTGGGACCGTCGACCGGGCACCCGAGCTGCTGCACGGCAAGACGTCGCAGGTCTACCACGACGATCTGGGGGTGCTCGCGGGGCTGCCCAGCCCGTTCACGGCGACCCGATACCACTCGCTGACCGTGGTACCCGAGACGATCCCGGACGAACTGGTGGTCACCGGACGCACCGACACCGGCATCGTAATGGCGATGATGCATCGCGATCTGCCGATCCACGGGGTCCAGTTCCATCCGGAGAGTGTGCTCACACAGGGTGGGCACCGCATGTTGGCCAACTGGCTCGTCCTGTGCGGGATCGACGTACCGGAACCGACGGTGGCCGAGTTGGAGGCGCAGATGGCCGCGGCGATCGGCTGA
- the pknB gene encoding Stk1 family PASTA domain-containing Ser/Thr kinase: MTSTPHHLSNRYELGETLGFGGMSEVHFARDTLLNRDVAVKVLRADLARDPSFYLRFRREAQNAAKLNHPTIVQVFDTGESQTEGGPLPFIVMEYVDGKTLRDILRSEGPLSPRQVMTWMADVAAAMDFSHRNGIVHRDMKPANVMIDITGAVKVMDFGIARAMNDSTSTMTQTSAVMGTAQYLSPEQARGIKVDPRSDIYSMGCVLFELLTGQPPFTGDSPVAVAHQHVHEEPPRPSSIRTDLSPELDSVILKAMSKNPANRYQSAADLRADLIKVLAGGKPSAPMLLSEEERTDLLDTGPRRGLRTTGRGGADRGTGGVEQVDESPDRRRPLLVLGALAAVLVLVAGILVFWAPWSSDEVPQVAVPAVDGRSADEARSLLETAGFKVKRLGEASLDVAAGKVTRTAPGPGIKADDGSEVTLYVSTGPQRQPIPDLRGKTQDEAENALDVLGFSNVKLDTVDSTEELRDRVVSTTPPTGTETPVNGAVVIYIGTGPKMVTIPEINGLSESQARVILEQNGLQMTTTQADSEVDKGDVINSAPSAGTTVIIGTTVEVTISRGNRYTVPDVTGRTPAQARTILSGVGYEGGRLEVTYRNVPLGSRDDGRILSQSPSSGTRTDKNEQVSVVVGRASLLPN, encoded by the coding sequence ATGACGTCGACGCCTCACCACCTGTCCAACCGGTACGAACTCGGCGAAACTCTCGGCTTCGGTGGTATGTCCGAGGTCCATTTCGCCCGCGACACCCTGCTCAACCGCGACGTAGCGGTGAAGGTGCTACGTGCCGATCTCGCCCGCGATCCGTCGTTCTACCTGCGATTCCGGCGCGAGGCGCAGAACGCCGCCAAGCTCAATCATCCGACGATCGTCCAGGTCTTCGATACCGGCGAATCCCAGACCGAGGGCGGCCCGCTGCCGTTCATCGTGATGGAGTACGTCGACGGCAAGACGTTGCGCGACATCCTGCGCAGTGAAGGACCGCTCTCGCCGCGCCAGGTGATGACGTGGATGGCCGACGTGGCCGCCGCGATGGACTTCTCGCACCGCAACGGCATCGTGCACCGGGACATGAAGCCCGCCAACGTGATGATCGACATCACCGGCGCGGTGAAGGTGATGGACTTCGGCATCGCCCGCGCGATGAACGACTCGACATCCACGATGACGCAGACGTCCGCGGTGATGGGTACCGCGCAGTACCTGTCGCCGGAGCAGGCGCGCGGCATCAAGGTCGATCCGCGCAGCGACATCTACTCGATGGGCTGCGTCCTGTTCGAATTGCTCACCGGCCAGCCGCCGTTCACCGGCGACTCCCCTGTCGCCGTCGCCCACCAGCACGTCCACGAGGAGCCGCCCCGGCCGTCGTCGATCCGTACCGACCTTTCGCCCGAACTGGACTCCGTGATCCTCAAGGCGATGAGCAAGAATCCGGCCAACCGGTATCAGTCGGCGGCCGACCTGCGTGCCGACCTCATCAAGGTGCTCGCCGGCGGCAAGCCGTCCGCGCCGATGCTGCTCAGCGAGGAAGAACGCACCGATCTGCTCGACACCGGGCCCCGCCGCGGCCTGCGTACCACCGGTCGCGGCGGCGCCGACCGTGGCACCGGCGGCGTCGAGCAGGTCGACGAATCGCCGGACCGGCGGCGCCCACTGCTGGTCCTCGGCGCACTCGCGGCCGTGCTCGTGCTAGTCGCCGGGATCCTCGTGTTCTGGGCTCCGTGGAGCTCGGACGAGGTACCACAGGTCGCGGTGCCCGCGGTCGACGGTAGATCGGCCGATGAGGCCCGTTCCCTTCTCGAGACCGCCGGATTCAAGGTCAAACGTCTCGGTGAGGCCAGTCTCGACGTCGCCGCGGGCAAGGTCACCCGGACCGCTCCCGGCCCTGGCATCAAGGCCGACGACGGCTCCGAGGTGACGCTGTACGTGTCCACGGGCCCGCAACGCCAACCGATACCCGACCTGCGCGGCAAGACACAGGACGAAGCCGAGAATGCACTTGACGTGCTCGGATTCTCCAACGTGAAGCTCGACACCGTCGACTCCACCGAGGAGTTGCGCGACAGGGTCGTCAGTACCACGCCGCCCACCGGCACCGAGACCCCCGTCAACGGCGCGGTCGTGATCTACATCGGCACCGGCCCCAAGATGGTCACCATCCCCGAGATCAACGGGCTCAGCGAATCACAGGCACGGGTCATTCTCGAGCAGAACGGCCTGCAGATGACCACCACCCAAGCCGACAGCGAGGTCGACAAGGGTGACGTGATCAATTCCGCACCCAGTGCCGGAACCACCGTGATCATCGGCACCACCGTCGAGGTCACTATCTCGCGCGGTAACCGGTACACCGTCCCGGATGTCACCGGACGCACCCCGGCCCAGGCCCGGACCATCCTTTCCGGTGTCGGCTACGAGGGTGGCCGGCTGGAGGTGACCTACCGCAACGTACCGCTCGGCAGTCGCGACGACGGCAGGATCCTGAGCCAGTCGCCCTCCTCGGGTACCCGGACCGACAAGAACGAACAGGTGTCGGTGGTGGTGGGCCGCGCCAGCCTGCTGCCGAACTAA